The Pseudomonadota bacterium genome contains a region encoding:
- a CDS encoding GNAT family N-acetyltransferase — protein sequence MKSIQEICSKDYSLQEIQVWGHRPYRADQRVGSIKNDLVWVVEDNGIIEGYGHLKIFEKERLKHGQIFGLYLTPKVVGKSLGKAIVDMMLEEIKTAKVERVTLHATITAQNFYRKIGFTDTGPETTVEISGTPIRCYPMKMELQVNS from the coding sequence ATGAAGTCCATTCAGGAGATTTGCTCAAAAGACTATTCTCTTCAGGAGATTCAGGTGTGGGGGCATCGTCCTTATCGCGCGGATCAAAGGGTTGGCTCAATCAAGAATGACTTGGTTTGGGTTGTCGAGGACAATGGGATTATTGAGGGGTACGGTCACCTCAAGATATTTGAGAAAGAGAGATTAAAGCACGGGCAAATTTTTGGCCTTTATCTTACACCAAAAGTTGTTGGCAAATCTTTAGGTAAAGCGATTGTTGATATGATGCTAGAAGAGATCAAAACCGCGAAAGTGGAGCGAGTCACCCTCCATGCTACGATCACAGCTCAAAATTTTTACCGCAAGATCGGCTTCACGGATACTGGTCCTGAAACCACCGTCGAAATCAGCGGTACGCCGATACGGTGCTATCCTATGAAGATGGAACTACAAGTTAACTCTTAA
- the lpxA gene encoding acyl-ACP--UDP-N-acetylglucosamine O-acyltransferase — MSSQSIHPKAIVSSSAKLGEGTTVGPFSIIGPDVVIGANNVVRSHVVIEGRTRIGDENIFYQFSSIGAAPQDLKYHGEPSELHIGSHNIIRECVTLQPGTEGGIMRTSIGDHNLFMANTHVGHDSIVGSRCVIANGAALAGHVTLGSGVIVGGLSGIHQFVRLGDVSMIGAGAMVAQDIPPYCMAQGDRATIQGLNRIGLERNGGTREDLATLREIYRIVFTSAVPEVQGKVFKERVAYSRTVAEGCQRALDLVAFLESSDRGVASHHKMGNDAVEG, encoded by the coding sequence AGGGCACTACAGTCGGGCCTTTTTCAATCATCGGGCCAGATGTAGTTATAGGGGCTAATAACGTTGTCAGATCGCACGTCGTTATTGAGGGTCGAACGAGGATTGGCGACGAGAATATATTCTACCAGTTCTCATCAATTGGGGCAGCGCCGCAAGATCTTAAATATCATGGAGAGCCAAGCGAGCTTCATATCGGAAGCCACAATATAATCCGCGAGTGCGTGACCCTCCAGCCTGGAACCGAGGGCGGTATTATGCGCACATCGATAGGTGACCATAACCTCTTTATGGCAAACACCCACGTTGGGCACGATTCAATAGTGGGCAGTCGGTGTGTTATCGCCAACGGCGCTGCACTTGCAGGACACGTTACGCTCGGCAGCGGGGTGATCGTAGGGGGTCTCTCCGGTATTCACCAGTTCGTTCGACTGGGGGATGTATCTATGATCGGAGCTGGGGCGATGGTCGCGCAGGATATCCCACCATATTGTATGGCGCAGGGCGACCGCGCGACTATTCAGGGGCTTAATCGTATCGGGCTAGAGAGGAACGGGGGAACTCGAGAGGATCTAGCAACACTGCGAGAGATCTATAGGATAGTCTTTACCTCTGCGGTTCCAGAGGTACAGGGCAAGGTCTTCAAGGAGCGAGTAGCATATTCTCGCACGGTGGCTGAGGGGTGCCAAAGGGCACTTGATCTGGTGGCCTTTCTAGAGAGCTCAGATCGCGGGGTCGCTTCTCATCATAAGATGGGGAATGATGCGGTCGAGGGCTAG